ATAATGTAGAGGAGCGAGAAGAATTCAGGTTGGGAAGATGTAATATTCATTCCACCAGGAAGAAGTTATGCACAACACATGCAGGAGGTGATCAAAGAGTAACAAAAGATTGAGAGACACAGTATGTAGTTTCAgtttgataaaataaaacaacttCTCTTGAGATTTTGCAATATTATCATTGTCCCCAAAGAGCTCAACGCAGtttcagttatttttttttcgttcTTTCCACTCTTTAACACCATTCAATCTCTTGGTTCTTACACACCCTAACTTATAATTGTTTGTATGGATACAAATGGTAAATGTATTTTGGTTTAAAGTTATGAAGCTGTAATCCATTTATTATTGGGTTTGATGATCCATGAAACACTTGTTTTGATATGGAAACGCCTGGTGTCAGAAACAATGATTCATTGAGCATTTCATAACTTTTTGGATTATCcttagtattttattttctaaaacttaAAATGGTCGTTTTCACTAAAACccttttaaaattattcagtCTCAAGAACCACTCATATTGGCCCGGTGGCAAGaacagaacaagaagaagatggaagAGAGCTGCGAGGATTGCATGAGATGGGAAGAACAGCTATACTGGACTCATTTCCAAACAGTTCATTTCTCTCAGCTACTCCTTCCTGGTTTTCACAATCGCGTCGTACGTTGAATCCGAAAccaacacttcttcttctttgcttctCTGTGTAGAAAACACGTTACAGAGCTTAACAGTGTTTGTCCTCTCTTAGTAACTAGTCCTGTCTTTGTTCTTAAGGCTTTAAGTAATGAGAATCCTCTGTTTACATCAAAATTACCACTTGAGTTTGATGATCCCTTTGTATATAATCTTGCAGGCAATACCTAAAAAGTTCTCCACATACTGCAAAAGGAAACTTCCCAAGATTGTGACTCTCAAAAGTCCAAGCGGCGCCAAGTACAACGTGGGGTTagaggaagatgatgaaaagACTCTGGCTTTTCGTTGTGGGTGGGACAAGTTTGTGGAAGACCATTCTCTCCATGAGAGCGATCTGTTGGTCTTCAAGTTCAACGGAGCATCTGAGTTTGAAGTACTGATCTTCGATGGAGACACCTTATGTGAGAAACCCACTTCTTATTTCGTCAGGCAATGTGGGCATGCAGAGAAGACCAGCAGAGCTACAGATTTCACTGCAACCTCTTCAAAATCTCCTAAGAGATACATTAGCCATGATGATGTTGAAATTACTGTGAACCAGCAGCAACCTGTAAAAACATCTCCAGTTGGTAATGAGCTAGATGATCTCATTGATATCGATATCGATACAATGCTAAATCAGGAACCTGTAGTGCCTCGGACTGGTATTGAGCAAGAAGAACGTATTAACTCTGATATTGGCACAGATTCTGGTCAGATTCCTGTAATATCTCCAACTAGTAAGGGGCCAATCAGTGAAGGGAGGTACCCCATGGGTGTTTATAAGAAGATGAGAGGGCAAATAAGTATCAGTGATCTTGATAGTAAAGCTGGTAtgaactcttttcttttcttactcAGTGATTACGCCTTGCTTTAGTTTCTAATACAATGTCTTTAGATGTGGAGATGGTTTCATCTGGTAGCAGAAAGAGAATAGGTGAGACTTGCAAAAAGAAAGCCTTGTCTCTAGCTAAAAGAGCCATTTCACCGAAAGGTTTCTTGGTGGTCATGAAACGCTCTCATGTGGTATCAAAGTGCTACCTGGTAAATTGTACAGTCTTCTTCAAAATCTCCTTTGCAGCTTTTCAACTATTGGGACTACAAAAGTGTATGCTTattatctctctttttttttcttctcaacaataaaaaaaaaacagaatatcCCTGTCCAATGGAGCACGAGGTACATGTCTCCTGAATCTCAGGATATAGTGATGCAGGTGGGTGAAACAAAATGGCAATTGAAGTTTAGTTTTTATGGATCTAGTGGTCGTGGTGGGATTTCAACGGGATGGAAGGTTTTTGTAAGAGACAACAACTTGTGTGAAGGTGATGTATGCGTCTTCGAGCCAGCCAAGCCCGAGGTTAAACCGTTTCATCTCGATGTTAAAATCTTCCGTGCTGCAGAAGCGGATAGTAGCAACAACGGTTGACACCACAAGCAAGAATGGTTACTATACTCTGTCGTGTAGATGACTTGTACATGAAATTAACGTAAGAATCTCTAGGTGTTGTCTTCTGTAGTGTGTAATATTGTGAAAGCTTTTGTCTTTTTGCTGTCCTAGTCTTATAATGTAGTGTCTTGTTGCAAACTTGCAATGTTTACTCTACTAGTATGTTGTGTTGGGTTGGGTGCAAAGAAAATCTATAACCGGAAGTCTTTTTGTGTTTGGTAGTTTGCATATTTGCTAAACCGAATCGAACCAAATCTATTGGTTCGGTTATTGGGAGAATATTGGTTTAGTAACATTGTGAGATGGGGCATTGACGGGGGTCTCTTAATATTCAACGGCTCTCTAAGAGATATAGCCGTTACAAACTTCCCGTTTAGAGAGAATTGGGAACAGGcgaaaaaaaccctaatttgacTCCGTCGCCTACTACTAACTACTACTATAAATAAACCCTCCCCAAGTTCACACCTTTCACCATCAATTCAATCTGCTCTCATCACTCAACTAACAACTCTTCGCTCTCTCTTCTCCAATCTTACTGCTTTACTCGATTCGTATTTGATTTAATTTCGTTTAATTGACATCTTTAATCTGATTCGTATATCATCGCTGTCTTGCTTCCTCTATCTTTGTGTGTTTTGTCTGTTTTCTCTTTGTGTTTTGTGTTAGCAATGGATGCAGGTATGAACACATCTACGCACTTGAAGGCTCAAGCTCGTTGCCCTCTTCAAGAACACTTCCTTCCCCGTAAAAATTCCAAGGAAAATGTAAGCTTTTCTCTATTCAATTTCTTAAATCATCGATACCATTACATAGAATTAGGGTTCTGATTTGATTTGTTTAGAGTCGATTCATATCTGCCATTAAGAATTAGGGTTTCAGTATACTGATTTGGGGTTTTGTTATTCTTCTATCAGCTGGACAGATTCATACCAAACAGATCAGCTATGGATTTCGACTACGCTCACTTCGCCCTAACCGAAGGAAACAAAGGTAAAGACCAGACAGATCAGGTAAGCTCACCATCCAGAGAGGCCTACAGGAAGCAACTCGCTGAGACGATGAACCTGAACCACACACGGATCCTCGCCTTCAGGAACAAACCTCAAGCTCCTCTCGACTTGCTTCCCACCGACCACTCTGCTTCTTCTCTTCACCACCAACCCAAATCCGTTAAGCCAAGAAGATACATTCCtcaggtatttttttttttaatccattTCCCtttgaaaaatagaaaagattCACATCTACTTAGTTGTTGTGTTGATCTCTTTTTTGAAACTTTAATAGACTTCTGAGAGGACGTTGGACGCACCTGACATTGTTGACGACTTCTACCTCAACTTGCTTGACTGGGGCAGTGCTAATGTCTTGGCCATTGCGTTGGGACACACTGTTTATCTCTGGGATGCTTCCACTGGCTCCACGTCTGAGCTTGTCACCGTTGATGAGGAGAAAGGACTGGTCACGAGCATCAACTGGGCGCCTGATGGTCGTCATGTTGCAGTTGGACTCAACAACTCCGAAGTCCAGCTTTGGGATTCTGGATCCAACCGTCAAGTAATTATTACACaacctcctctctctctctctcttctgttaATGTCGTTCATCATGTCTTAAACCTTATGTGTTGTACTGTTTGTACTGCAGCTGAGGACATTGAAAGGTTGCCACCAGTCTAGAGTAGGATCACTGGCGTGGAACAACCACATCCTCACAACGGGTGGGATGGACGGACAGATCGTTAGCAACGACGTGCGCATCAGATCACATATCGTGGAGACTTACAGTGGACACACTCAAGAGGTTTGTGGCCTCAAGTGGTCAGGATCCGGGCAGCAGCTAGCGAGCGGTGGCAACGACAATGTTGTGCACGTATGGGATCGTTCCGTGGCCTCCTCGAACTCGACCACGCAGTGGCTTCACAGGCTTGAGGAACATACCTCTGCTGTGAAGGCTCTTGCGTGGTGCCCTTTCCAGGCGAATTTGCTAGCgaccggtggtggtggagggGACAGGACGATTAAGTTCTGGAACACTCACACGGGGGCTTGCTTGAACTCGGTGGACACTGGCTCCCAAGTTTGTTCTTTGCTGTGGAGTAAGAATGAGAGAGAGTTGCTTAGCTCGCATGGGTTTACTCAGAACCAGCTTACGTTGTGGAAGTACCCGTCTATGGTGAAGATGGCTGAGCTCACTGGTCATACATCAAGAGTTCTGTACATGGCCCAGGTGAATAGACAATCTTTTGATCAAGTTCTGTTTATATAGCTGCTGAAAGTGGTTTTCAGTTCTAAAAACTTACTTGTGTTACTTGTTGTCTTTTTCTACAGAGTCCAGATGGTTGTACAGTAGCTTCAGCAGCAGGAGACGAGACACTGAGATTCTGGAATGTGTTTGGAGCACCAGAGACGGCCAAGAAAGCAGCTCCAAAAGCAGTCCATGAGCCATTCTCTCATGTGAACCGTATTCGTTGAAGAAACTGTGAAGAAAGAAAGACTAACAACTAAGAAAACCAGCCCTTCATTCTTGCATAAGAACGTTcttagtttcattttttttggtttcattcATCATGAACTGTGTATAGATTTTGAGACTAAAACTTCGATGCTTGTATAGAttctaaatagaaaaaaaagattcttgTTTTTAATAATCTCAACGAGTCTTGTACAATCACATGATTGTAGGAatacttctttttttataacattGGTCACTGGAGACATATATGACTGATTATTGCTTCTGTCATGAGTTTTTTGTTTCAACTTGAAATAGTGCCGAACTTGTCTACTAACCACCTTGGAACACATCGCCCGCATCTTTCCCCATTCTTGGTTGAACTAAATTATTAGACTGCAAACATTTTCTTTGTCTTCCTGACTTGTATGTAATACAACACTTAATGAGTCTCTTTGCAGTCTGGAGATGTTTTTTCAAAATCAAGTAAACCAAGAGTCTGGCACAATTAGGTGTAGTGATACAACTAGCCAATCAAGcaatcaaacaatatatttgcATCTGAAATTGCAATATATATCAGTCTTTCgacccaaaaataaaaattatcacaCCATCTCTCAGTCTCTCACAGGTTTCTCTAACTTATCTTGAAATCTATTAAATCACTTATTAACGAATAGCTCAAAGTAGATAAGTAATTTTGGGGACGTTTTCTTACTTAATGAGTCTCAACGCATagattttttaatgttttatataggAAGCTAAAATTAGAAGGCTTGAGATTGCCTCACACGACAAACAATAGGCATATCAATCCACAAAAATCTCCTAGCCAAACCAGTTTTATTGATTTTTGGAGAAgtaaaaatatcaaagaaaagccaacaaaaaaataaaagtgatTGTCTCCTCCCATTAAAAGAGAGGAATAGAAAAAAATGGCTTTTCAAGATTTTGACCTCATTCAAGAACGCGTAACCGCAGACAGAAAACGTAAGTTCAGGAAGAAAATCATCATTGGAGTTGTCTCTACGCTTGTTGTCGTTGCTGCCATTACTGGAGGTGCTTTTGCTTATGTTACATACGGAAACAAATCTAAAGAACAGGTGAAAACCACGAACACAACCAGCAAAGCTAAAGCGAAAAGCTCCGAGAAGAGTCCAAGCCAGAAATCACCACCACCATCTTCTGCAGCAGCACATTCTGTGAAGCCAGGCCAGGTCGATAAGATTATCCAAACACTTTGTAATTCCACTCTTTACAAACCAACTTGTGTGAAAACTCTTAAAAACGGGACAAAGACAGCTCTGTCTGATCCTAGGAGCCTCTTAAAGTCTTCGATCAAAGCAACCAATGACGATCTAGTGAAAGTTTTCGAAAAGGTTTTGAAacttaaaacagagaaaaaagaagaaaaagacgcTATAGCGCAGTGCAAGTTGCTTGTGGATGAAGCTAAGGAAGAACTTGGCACCTCTATGAAAAGAATCAACGACACAAAGGTTAACAACTTTGCGAAAATAGCTCCTGATTTAGACACTTGGTTAAGCGCAGTCATGTCGCATCAAGAAACATGTCTCGATGGATTTGAAGAAGGAAAACTCAAAACTGAGATACGTAAGAACTTTAACTCTTCTCAAATGATGACCAGCAACTCTCTGGCGATGATCAAGTCTTTAGATAAATATCTTTCTTCGGCTCCAAAGGTGAAAGCGAGACATCTTCTTGAATCAAGAACGTCTTGGTTAAGCAACAAGGAGAGAAGAATGTTAAAAGCTGTTGATGTGAAGGCTTTGAAACCTAATGCTATAGTGGCTAAAGATGGTAGCGGAAATTTCACAACCATTAATGACGCACTTAAAGCAATGCCTGCTAAACACAAAGGAAGGTACGTACTATTAACCGTTTCGTAAATATTGATTCATAGTTTTTGAAAATGGGATCTTGGCTCTAGGCTTAGTAAACTTTCCTTTTATAGGTATACCATTTATATCAAACATGGAGTTTATGATGAATCTGTTATTGTTGACAAGAAGAAAGCTAATGTTACAATGGTCGGTGATGGATCGCAGAAGACGATCGTGACGGGAAACAAAAGCCATCCAAAGAAAGTCCGCACGTTCCTCACTGCCACATTTGGTATATCCTA
The window above is part of the Raphanus sativus cultivar WK10039 unplaced genomic scaffold, ASM80110v3 Scaffold3183, whole genome shotgun sequence genome. Proteins encoded here:
- the LOC130506388 gene encoding B3 domain-containing protein REM16-like, which gives rise to MEESCEDCMRWEEQLYWTHFQTVHFSQLLLPGFHNRVAIPKKFSTYCKRKLPKIVTLKSPSGAKYNVGLEEDDEKTLAFRCGWDKFVEDHSLHESDLLVFKFNGASEFEVLIFDGDTLCEKPTSYFVRQCGHAEKTSRATDFTATSSKSPKRYISHDDVEITVNQQQPVKTSPVGNELDDLIDIDIDTMLNQEPVVPRTGIEQEERINSDIGTDSGQIPVISPTSKGPISEGRYPMGVYKKMRGQISISDLDSKADVEMVSSGSRKRIGETCKKKALSLAKRAISPKGFLVVMKRSHVVSKCYLNIPVQWSTRYMSPESQDIVMQVGETKWQLKFSFYGSSGRGGISTGWKVFVRDNNLCEGDVCVFEPAKPEVKPFHLDVKIFRAAEADSSNNG
- the LOC108855600 gene encoding cell division cycle 20.2, cofactor of APC complex-like; its protein translation is MDAGMNTSTHLKAQARCPLQEHFLPRKNSKENLDRFIPNRSAMDFDYAHFALTEGNKGKDQTDQVSSPSREAYRKQLAETMNLNHTRILAFRNKPQAPLDLLPTDHSASSLHHQPKSVKPRRYIPQTSERTLDAPDIVDDFYLNLLDWGSANVLAIALGHTVYLWDASTGSTSELVTVDEEKGLVTSINWAPDGRHVAVGLNNSEVQLWDSGSNRQLRTLKGCHQSRVGSLAWNNHILTTGGMDGQIVSNDVRIRSHIVETYSGHTQEVCGLKWSGSGQQLASGGNDNVVHVWDRSVASSNSTTQWLHRLEEHTSAVKALAWCPFQANLLATGGGGGDRTIKFWNTHTGACLNSVDTGSQVCSLLWSKNERELLSSHGFTQNQLTLWKYPSMVKMAELTGHTSRVLYMAQSPDGCTVASAAGDETLRFWNVFGAPETAKKAAPKAVHEPFSHVNRIR
- the LOC108855599 gene encoding putative pectinesterase/pectinesterase inhibitor 45, with the protein product MAFQDFDLIQERVTADRKRKFRKKIIIGVVSTLVVVAAITGGAFAYVTYGNKSKEQVKTTNTTSKAKAKSSEKSPSQKSPPPSSAAAHSVKPGQVDKIIQTLCNSTLYKPTCVKTLKNGTKTALSDPRSLLKSSIKATNDDLVKVFEKVLKLKTEKKEEKDAIAQCKLLVDEAKEELGTSMKRINDTKVNNFAKIAPDLDTWLSAVMSHQETCLDGFEEGKLKTEIRKNFNSSQMMTSNSLAMIKSLDKYLSSAPKVKARHLLESRTSWLSNKERRMLKAVDVKALKPNAIVAKDGSGNFTTINDALKAMPAKHKGRYTIYIKHGVYDESVIVDKKKANVTMVGDGSQKTIVTGNKSHPKKVRTFLTATFVAQGEGFMAHSMGFRNTAGPDRHQAVAIRVESDRSVFQNCRFEGYQDTLYAYTHRQYYRSCVILGTIDFIFGDAAALFQNCNIFIRKGVPGQKNTVTSQGRVDKFQTTGFVIQNCTIAANEDLKPVKAQFKSYLGRPCKNHSRTVVMESTIEDVIDPVGWLRWEETDFAIGTLLYAEYKNDGPSGGTGSRVKWPGFRVIKKEEAVKYTVGPFLQGDPWIRDMKSPVKFGLYDA